The following DNA comes from Candidatus Desulfofervidus auxilii.
GACGATCAATCATTGCTTTAGAAAGTCCTTTTTCTTTTGCAAAGCTTATGTCTTTGGCATTAGCTTCTAATAAATTAGACATATTGGTTTTTAATCCTTGAGCAATTTCTTCTAAAACAGCATTTTTTATATTTGTATTAGCTCTTGCTAATATTTCAGCTGCTTTTTTAGATGCTTTTGCCATCTGCAAAATTTTTTCCCTTATTTCCATCTCTACCTCCAATTTTTAATACTGACAGGGAAATTAACACAAGGAAACAAAATAAGCAAGAGAGTTAAATAATTAAAATTTTTTAAAAAAAACCTTTGACAAATATTTTAAAATGTTGTAAAAGAACACAGATTAATTCTAAGGAAGGGGTAGAGCTGTGATTAGTGTAAGTGTTGATAAGTCATGTTTAATTCATTTGGTAAATTTTGTTATTCTTATTTTTATTTTAAATGCTCTTCTTTATAAACCAATTCGAGAAGCTATACGTCAGAGAAAACAAAGATTTGAAAAAGATCAAGAAGAAATATCTCGTTTAGAAGCGGAGAGTGAGAAGAAGTTAAAGGAGTTTGAAATAGCCCTTGAAGAGGCTAGAAAAAATGGTATGGCTCAAAGAGAAAGTATTGTGAAAGCAGCTCATCAGGAAGAAAAAAGTCTGTTAGATAAAATTAGGAAAGAAATGGAGGAATATTTAGAGAAAGTAAAAGCTGAGGTTAGTAAAGATATGCAAGAGGCAAGAGAAAGATTAAAAGGTGAAATAAAAGCCATTTCTGCAGATATAGCACAGAAGATTTTAGGGAGGCCAGTAAATTATGAATAGTTTAAAAATAATTTCAATTATTTTTATCAGTTTGATTTTTTTAACAGGAATGGCTTTTGTAGGGTATTGTGTAACAGAGCATGAAACTCATGCTGTCCATGAAACCCATGAAGCACATGAAGAGCATCCACATGCTGAACATCATTATGGTAAAAGTCAATTAATAGATTTACTTAAAAGGGCTGTTAATTTTGCCATTTTTGTTGTAATTATTTATTTAGCGGCAGCTAAACCTGTAAGTAAGTCGTTAAGAGCAAGAGAGGAAGAAATTAAGAAAACTTTGGATGAATTGGAAAGGGCAAAACAAGCAGCTCATCAGAAATATTTGGAATATGAAGCAAAATTGGCTCAATTAGATAAAGAGAAAGAAAAAATTATTCAAGAATTTATTTCTTTAGGAGAATCAGAAAAACAAAAAATTTTAGAAACTGCAGAAAAAATGGCGCAACAGATTAAAGAAGCAGCTAAACGAACAGCTGAACATGAGGCTAAAGCGGCAAAGGAACATTTGAGAGCAGAAGTGGCAGAGATGGCTACTAAAATGGCTGAAGAGATTATAAGAAAGAATTTTAAACCTGAAGATCAGAAAAAACTTATTGAAGAATATTTATCTAAAATAGGAGGGTAACTTTGATTGGCAAAGGCATTGCTCGGCGTTATGCAACAGCTCTTTTTAAAGTAGGTGTTGAAGATGGGCAAGCAGAAAAATATGCTGAAGAGTTAAAGACATTTAATGACTTTTTAGAGGGAGATAAAGAAATAAAATTTTATTTGATTACACCTCTTGTTGAAAGAACATTACAGCGTCAGGTATTAGATACTCTTTTAGAAAAGATGAATTTATCTGAAATAATGAAACGATTTATTCTTTTACTTTTTGATAAAAAGAGATTGGCAGCACTTCAAGATATTTATGAATATTATAATAATCTTTTAGATGAATATAGAGGAATTTGTCGAGCAGAAATAATTTCAGCAGTACCACTTTCTGAAGAAATGGTGGAAAGGATTAAAGAAAGATTAAAAGAATTTACAGGGAAAAAAGAAGTGGTTTTGGAAGTAAAAGAAGATCCAAGTTTAATTGGTGGTATTATAACAAAAATAGGAGATATTATTTATGATGGTAGTATAAGAACACAATTAAATATTTTAAAAGAAAATTTAAAGAGAGGTGAGGTATAAAGATGCAGATAAGAGCAGAAGAAATTAGCCAAATTATTAAACAACAAATTAAAGGTTTTGAAAAAGAAATTGATGTTAGTGAAACTGGTATTGTAATTTCTGTTGGTGATGGAATTGCACGTGTTTATGGTTTGGAAAACTGTGAATCTATGGAATTGATTGAATTTCCTGGTGGAATTTATGGGATTGCTTTAAATCTTGAAGAAGATAATGTTGGTATAGCTATTATGGGTGATGATACACATATTAAAGAGGGAGATATTGTTAAACGTACTGGTAGGATTGCTCAGATTCCTGTTGGTGAAGCAGTTCTTGGACGTGTAATTGATCCAGTAGGTAGACCTTTAGATGGTAAAGGCCCAATTGAAGCTAAAGAATACCGCCGTATTGAAATGAAAGCACCTGGAGTAGTTGACAGACAGCCTGTTTGTGAGCCTTGTTATACAGGGCTTAAGGCTATTGATGCTATGACACCTATTGGAAGGGGGCAACGTGAATTAATTATTGGTGACCGTCAGATTGGAAAAACTGCAATACTTATAGATGCGATTTTAGCTCAAAAAGAAACAGATGTTTATTGTATTTATGTAGCTATTGGTCAAAAAAGAGCTACAGTAGCTATGATTATAGATACACTTCGTAAATATGGAGCAATGGAATATACTACTGTAGTTTCTGCTACTGCTAGTGATCCAGCTACATTGCAATATATTGCTCCATATTCTGGTTGTGCAATTGGTGAATATTTTAGAGATACAGGAAGACATGCTTTAATCCTTTATGATGATTTAACAAAACAGGCATGGGCATATCGTCAAGTTTCCCTTCTATTAAGAAGACCACCTGGTCGTGAGGCTTATCCAGGAGATATTTTCTTTAATCATTCTCGTTTATTAGAGCGTGCTGCTAAATTAAGTGATGAAAAAGGTGCAGGTTCTTTAACTGCTCTGCCTGTTATAGAAACTCAACAAGGTGACGTATCTGCTTATATCCCAACAAATGTTATTTCTATTACGGATGGACAGGTTTATTTAGAACCAGGTCTTTTCTTTGCTGGTATTCGTCCAGCAATTAATGTTGGTCTTTCAGTATCAAGAGTTGGAGGTGCTGCTCAAATTAAGGCTATGAAACAGGTAGCTGGTAGTTTGCGTTTGGATTTAGCACAATATAGAGAATTAGCTGCTTTTGCACAATTTGGAAGTGAATTGGATAAAGCAACACAAAGACAATTAGAAAGAGGTGCTAGATTAGTAGAAATTTTAAAACAGCCTCAATATCAGCCATTACCAGTTGAAAAGCAAGTAACAATTATCTATGCAGGTGTTAGAGGATATTTGGATGAGTTTCCAGTAGAAGTATTAAGAGAATATGAAGAAGAACTTTACAAATTTGTAGAGTCAAAATATCCACAAATTTTTAAGAATATTCGTGAGAAAAAAGAAATAGACAAAGAAACAGATGAATTAATGAAGAAAGCTATAACAGAATTTAATGCTGAGTTTAAGAGAGCTAAAGGTCTCTCTTAAGGAGGGATAAATGCCAGCCTTAAGAGATATAAGAAGAAAGATACAGGCGGTTAAAAAGACAGAACAGATTACACGTGCAATGAATATGGTGGCAGCAGCAAAATTGCGGAAAGTGCAATTGCGGATGGAAGGTTTTAGGGTTTATGCCAGCAAATATCAAGAAGTGATCAGTAGATTAGCAGCTATTAGTGGGCTTGAAGAGGGTGCTTTTCCTCTTTTGCAAAAAAGAGAAGAAATAAAGTCTATCCATTTAGTAATATTAACAGCAGATAGAGGTTTATGTGGAGCTTTTAATGCGAATTTAATTGCAAGAGCAGAAAAATTTATTAAAGAAGTTAGAGAAAAAGGGCAAAATATTATTTTAACAGTTTTTGGACGTCGTGGGGTAAGCTTTTTTAACAGATACTATCGTGATATTGTGAAAAAGACTTATGAAGATGTAGTTGGTAAAGTAGATTATACATTTGTTGTTAGAATGGCACGTGAATTATCAACTTCTTTTCTTTCAGGCGAAGTAGATGAAATATATTTACTTTATGCTAAATTTGTTAGTATGATAAAACAAGAGCCTACGATAGAAAGGCTTTTACCCATTGTTCCGGAGGGTGTTTCAGAAAAAGCTGTTGAAGTAGAATATATTTATGAACCTAAAGCAGTTGAAATATTGCAAGAAATTTTACCTAAAAACATTAACATACAATTATATAGCCGCATTTTAGAAAATGAGGTTTCAGAACATGCTTCTAGAATGAGGGCTATGGATAATGCAACAAACAATTGTAGAGAGATGGTACAACAATTAACATTAGTTTATAATAAGGCAAGGCAAGCAAGTATTACTAAAGAATTGATGGATATTGTTGGTGGTGCAGAAGCCCTCCGGGGCAGGGGTGGATAAAGAAAAAAATAATGGGAGGTTTAAAATATGAATATTGGTAAAATTGTTCAAGTTATTGGAAATGTAGTAGATGTTAGATTTGAAGAAGGAAAGGTTCCCAAATTGCTTACTGCTTTAACTGTAACAAATCCAACTATAGATGATACAGAAGATAATTTAGTATTAGAGGTAGTACAACATTTGGGGGATAATGTAGTACGTTGTATTGCTATGGATTATACAGATGGGCTTAGACGTGGTATGCCTGTAAAGGACACAGGTAATCCTATTATGGTGCCTGTAGGAAAGGAAGTATTAGGGCGTGTTATTAATGTGGTTGGAAAGCCTGTGGATGGTATGGGGCCTATTCAGGCAAAGGAATATTATCCTCTTCATAGAGGTGCTCCAGCATTGGTAGAACAGGAAGTTACAATTAAGCTTTTAGAAACAGGCTTAAAAGTAGTTGATTTGTTAGTACCTTTCCCTCGTGGTGGTAAGATGGCAATGTTTGGTGGGGCAGGGGTAGGTAAGACAGTTGTTATGCTTGAAATGATGCATAATGTTGCTTTGGAGCATGGTGGTATTTCTGTATTTTGTGGTGCAGGAGAAAGAACAAGAGAGGGAAATGACCTTTATCTTGAAGTAAAAAGTTCAGGAGTTATTGAAAAGGCAGCTTTAGTTTATGGTCAGATGACAGAGCCTCCAGGGGCTAGGGCAAGGATAGCACATACAGCTATGAGTATTGCAGAATATTTTAGAGATCAAGGAATGGATGTGCTTTTCTTTATTG
Coding sequences within:
- a CDS encoding ATP synthase F0 subunit B, whose amino-acid sequence is MNSLKIISIIFISLIFLTGMAFVGYCVTEHETHAVHETHEAHEEHPHAEHHYGKSQLIDLLKRAVNFAIFVVIIYLAAAKPVSKSLRAREEEIKKTLDELERAKQAAHQKYLEYEAKLAQLDKEKEKIIQEFISLGESEKQKILETAEKMAQQIKEAAKRTAEHEAKAAKEHLRAEVAEMATKMAEEIIRKNFKPEDQKKLIEEYLSKIGG
- the atpG gene encoding ATP synthase F1 subunit gamma translates to MPALRDIRRKIQAVKKTEQITRAMNMVAAAKLRKVQLRMEGFRVYASKYQEVISRLAAISGLEEGAFPLLQKREEIKSIHLVILTADRGLCGAFNANLIARAEKFIKEVREKGQNIILTVFGRRGVSFFNRYYRDIVKKTYEDVVGKVDYTFVVRMARELSTSFLSGEVDEIYLLYAKFVSMIKQEPTIERLLPIVPEGVSEKAVEVEYIYEPKAVEILQEILPKNINIQLYSRILENEVSEHASRMRAMDNATNNCREMVQQLTLVYNKARQASITKELMDIVGGAEALRGRGG
- the atpA gene encoding F0F1 ATP synthase subunit alpha → MQIRAEEISQIIKQQIKGFEKEIDVSETGIVISVGDGIARVYGLENCESMELIEFPGGIYGIALNLEEDNVGIAIMGDDTHIKEGDIVKRTGRIAQIPVGEAVLGRVIDPVGRPLDGKGPIEAKEYRRIEMKAPGVVDRQPVCEPCYTGLKAIDAMTPIGRGQRELIIGDRQIGKTAILIDAILAQKETDVYCIYVAIGQKRATVAMIIDTLRKYGAMEYTTVVSATASDPATLQYIAPYSGCAIGEYFRDTGRHALILYDDLTKQAWAYRQVSLLLRRPPGREAYPGDIFFNHSRLLERAAKLSDEKGAGSLTALPVIETQQGDVSAYIPTNVISITDGQVYLEPGLFFAGIRPAINVGLSVSRVGGAAQIKAMKQVAGSLRLDLAQYRELAAFAQFGSELDKATQRQLERGARLVEILKQPQYQPLPVEKQVTIIYAGVRGYLDEFPVEVLREYEEELYKFVESKYPQIFKNIREKKEIDKETDELMKKAITEFNAEFKRAKGLS
- a CDS encoding ATP synthase F0 subunit B; this translates as MISVSVDKSCLIHLVNFVILIFILNALLYKPIREAIRQRKQRFEKDQEEISRLEAESEKKLKEFEIALEEARKNGMAQRESIVKAAHQEEKSLLDKIRKEMEEYLEKVKAEVSKDMQEARERLKGEIKAISADIAQKILGRPVNYE
- a CDS encoding F0F1 ATP synthase subunit delta; protein product: MIGKGIARRYATALFKVGVEDGQAEKYAEELKTFNDFLEGDKEIKFYLITPLVERTLQRQVLDTLLEKMNLSEIMKRFILLLFDKKRLAALQDIYEYYNNLLDEYRGICRAEIISAVPLSEEMVERIKERLKEFTGKKEVVLEVKEDPSLIGGIITKIGDIIYDGSIRTQLNILKENLKRGEV
- the atpD gene encoding F0F1 ATP synthase subunit beta, with protein sequence MNIGKIVQVIGNVVDVRFEEGKVPKLLTALTVTNPTIDDTEDNLVLEVVQHLGDNVVRCIAMDYTDGLRRGMPVKDTGNPIMVPVGKEVLGRVINVVGKPVDGMGPIQAKEYYPLHRGAPALVEQEVTIKLLETGLKVVDLLVPFPRGGKMAMFGGAGVGKTVVMLEMMHNVALEHGGISVFCGAGERTREGNDLYLEVKSSGVIEKAALVYGQMTEPPGARARIAHTAMSIAEYFRDQGMDVLFFIDNIYRFIQACSEVSALLGRMPSAVGYQPTLAEDLGRLEERITTTTKGSITSVQCVYVPADDLTDPGPATTFSHLDGTVVLSRQIAELGIYPAVDPLDSTSKILDPHVLGVEHYTVAREVQRVLQKYKDLQDIIAILGMEELSEEDKLTVARARKIQRFLSQPFHVAEQFTGRPGVYVKIEETIKGFKEILEGRHDDLPEQAFYMVGPIEEAVEKAKKLAAA